The following coding sequences are from one Arcobacter nitrofigilis DSM 7299 window:
- a CDS encoding response regulator: protein MITTKNDKVKILYVEDDDITRENAIEYLENYFVNIYEAKDGLEALKKFEQINPDIIITDIQMPKVDGLEFIKSVRQKNKEVQVIVITAFSHKEYLLKAIELQLVKYLMKPIKENELKDALELCVNNLKNSSTNIIKLNESSVFDKYNHTLLINDKLIKLRIKETDLLTLLLNNKDRYVTYEEIENYVWKDFPMTKDALKTLVKYLKQKISKDIISNQNGVGYKINV from the coding sequence ATGATTACTACTAAAAATGATAAAGTCAAAATCCTTTATGTGGAAGATGATGATATAACAAGAGAAAATGCTATAGAGTATTTGGAAAACTATTTTGTAAATATTTATGAAGCAAAAGATGGATTAGAAGCACTAAAAAAATTTGAGCAAATAAATCCAGATATCATAATTACAGATATCCAAATGCCAAAAGTAGACGGTTTAGAGTTTATTAAAAGTGTAAGACAAAAAAATAAAGAAGTTCAAGTTATAGTTATAACGGCATTTTCTCATAAAGAGTATCTTTTAAAAGCAATTGAACTTCAATTGGTAAAATATCTTATGAAACCAATTAAAGAAAATGAATTAAAAGATGCCCTTGAACTTTGTGTAAATAATCTAAAAAATAGTAGTACAAATATAATAAAACTAAATGAAAGTTCTGTTTTTGACAAATATAATCATACTCTTCTTATAAATGATAAACTAATAAAATTAAGAATAAAAGAGACTGATTTATTAACACTTCTTCTAAATAATAAAGATAGATATGTTACATATGAAGAGATAGAAAATTATGTTTGGAAAGATTTTCCTATGACAAAAGATGCTTTAAAAACTTTAGTTAAGTATCTAAAACAAAAAATCTCAAAAGATATAATCTCAAATCAAAATGGAGTTGGATATAAAATAAATGTATGA